The Dermacentor albipictus isolate Rhodes 1998 colony chromosome 2, USDA_Dalb.pri_finalv2, whole genome shotgun sequence genome has a segment encoding these proteins:
- the LOC135895850 gene encoding transmembrane protein 47 isoform X2, with protein MAPTTIETVTVVRPLKVFAFICGLIVILLMILCLASSNWLIAHKFRQGLWEQCVEEDAPLPLPFGLNVKPGCYVARTVAYIQAAAALCVITLLCDIAATVMTGCGLCSKNPVRKYLMYRLAFYVMVCALLCILIALVIYPACFAAEIEESNRQLWEFGWAYGVGWGAAIFLFGAILLLLCDKETEEIYYRERALPHDGAADSKA; from the exons GTGTTCGCCTTCATCTGCGGCCTGATCGTGATCCTGCTGATGATCCTGTGCCTGGCCTCGTCCAACTGGCTCATCGCGCACAAGTTCCGCCAGGGTCTCTGGGAGCAGtgcgtggaggaggacgcgccgCTCCCGCTGCCCTTCGGCCTGAACGTCAAGCCCGGCTGCTACGTGGCGCGCACCGTCGCCTACATCCAGGCGGCCGCCGCCCTCTGCGTCATCACGCTCCTGTGCGACATCGCCGCCACCGTCATGACCGGCTGCGGCCTGTGCAGCAAGAACCCCGTGCGCAAGTACCTCATGTACAGGCTCGCcttctacgtcatggtctgcGCAC TGCTGTGTATCCTGATCGCGCTGGTGATCTATCCGGCATGCTTCGCGGCTGAGATTGAGGAGAGCAACCGGCAGCTGTGGGAGTTCGGCTGGGCGTATGGCGTGGGCTGGGGCGCGGCCATCTTCCTGTTTGGCGCCATCCTGCTCCTGCTGTGCGATAAGGAGACCGAGGAGATCTACTACCGCGAGCGCGCACTGCCGCACGATGGGGCGGCGGACTCCAAGGCGTAG
- the LOC135895850 gene encoding p53 apoptosis effector related to PMP-22 isoform X1 → MHGYVALKITRVDPLPWYARPRVFAFICGLIVILLMILCLASSNWLIAHKFRQGLWEQCVEEDAPLPLPFGLNVKPGCYVARTVAYIQAAAALCVITLLCDIAATVMTGCGLCSKNPVRKYLMYRLAFYVMVCALLCILIALVIYPACFAAEIEESNRQLWEFGWAYGVGWGAAIFLFGAILLLLCDKETEEIYYRERALPHDGAADSKA, encoded by the exons GTGTTCGCCTTCATCTGCGGCCTGATCGTGATCCTGCTGATGATCCTGTGCCTGGCCTCGTCCAACTGGCTCATCGCGCACAAGTTCCGCCAGGGTCTCTGGGAGCAGtgcgtggaggaggacgcgccgCTCCCGCTGCCCTTCGGCCTGAACGTCAAGCCCGGCTGCTACGTGGCGCGCACCGTCGCCTACATCCAGGCGGCCGCCGCCCTCTGCGTCATCACGCTCCTGTGCGACATCGCCGCCACCGTCATGACCGGCTGCGGCCTGTGCAGCAAGAACCCCGTGCGCAAGTACCTCATGTACAGGCTCGCcttctacgtcatggtctgcGCAC TGCTGTGTATCCTGATCGCGCTGGTGATCTATCCGGCATGCTTCGCGGCTGAGATTGAGGAGAGCAACCGGCAGCTGTGGGAGTTCGGCTGGGCGTATGGCGTGGGCTGGGGCGCGGCCATCTTCCTGTTTGGCGCCATCCTGCTCCTGCTGTGCGATAAGGAGACCGAGGAGATCTACTACCGCGAGCGCGCACTGCCGCACGATGGGGCGGCGGACTCCAAGGCGTAG